The following are from one region of the Nocardioides marmotae genome:
- a CDS encoding histidine phosphatase family protein, whose amino-acid sequence MGVLILVRHGQASFGAEDYDVLSATGHEQARLLGAHLARHGVKPDVVVRGDMRRHRETAEGMLEGGGWSADVEVDAGWDEFDHLGVVAAHPDLVTGTEDRRAFQRAFEEATARWSAGGDDDVAYPEPWPGFLARVRGSLERSCAQAGPGGTVVVVTSGGPIAVAAAALVDPDGDDATTARLWSRFNTVVVNSSYSRVVVGSTGARLLTFNEHAHLEGDVLTYR is encoded by the coding sequence ATGGGCGTGCTGATCCTGGTCCGGCACGGGCAGGCCTCCTTCGGTGCCGAGGACTACGACGTGCTCTCCGCGACCGGTCACGAGCAGGCGCGGCTGCTGGGCGCCCACCTCGCCCGGCACGGGGTGAAGCCGGACGTCGTCGTGCGCGGCGACATGCGCCGCCACCGCGAGACCGCCGAGGGGATGCTCGAGGGTGGCGGCTGGTCGGCCGACGTCGAGGTCGACGCCGGCTGGGACGAGTTCGACCACCTCGGCGTCGTCGCGGCCCACCCCGACCTCGTCACGGGCACCGAGGACCGGCGCGCCTTCCAGCGCGCCTTCGAGGAGGCCACCGCCCGGTGGTCCGCCGGCGGCGACGACGACGTGGCCTACCCCGAGCCGTGGCCGGGCTTCCTCGCCCGGGTCCGCGGCTCGCTCGAGCGGTCCTGCGCACAGGCCGGCCCCGGCGGCACGGTCGTCGTGGTCACCTCCGGCGGCCCGATCGCGGTCGCCGCCGCCGCGCTGGTCGACCCGGACGGCGACGACGCCACGACCGCCCGGTTGTGGAGCCGGTTCAACACGGTCGTCGTGAACTCCTCCTACTCCCGCGTCGTCGTCGGCTCCACCGGCGCCCGGCTGCTCACCTTCAACGAGCACGCCCACCTCGAGGGGGACGTCCTCACCTACCGCTGA
- a CDS encoding TIGR03084 family metal-binding protein, which yields MTLLEDLLADLRAEGDQLAAVVSGLDADGWARPTPAPGWSVATQVAHLVWTDEVALLSALSAAGDETATVAWTALVGQAAADPEGFVDAGAHEIARLAPQALLTRWGAARVALARVLRDLPAGVKMPWFGPPMSAASMATARYMETWAHSLDVHEALGLEPTVTDRVRHVAHLGVRTRDFSFATRGLTPPTEEFRVELAAPGDATWAWGPEGAAQSVTGSAADFCRLVTQRVHRTDTDLVAVGADADRWLDVAQCFAGPPGEGRRPRG from the coding sequence ATGACCCTGCTCGAGGACCTGCTGGCCGACCTGCGCGCGGAGGGCGACCAGCTCGCCGCCGTCGTGAGCGGCCTGGACGCCGACGGCTGGGCGCGACCCACCCCTGCGCCGGGCTGGTCGGTCGCGACCCAGGTGGCGCACCTGGTGTGGACCGACGAGGTGGCCCTGCTCTCCGCGCTGTCCGCGGCCGGGGACGAGACCGCCACGGTCGCCTGGACCGCGCTCGTCGGGCAGGCCGCTGCCGACCCCGAAGGCTTCGTCGACGCCGGCGCCCACGAGATCGCCCGGTTGGCCCCGCAGGCGCTGTTGACCCGCTGGGGCGCGGCCCGCGTGGCGCTCGCCCGCGTGCTGCGCGACCTCCCGGCCGGGGTGAAGATGCCGTGGTTCGGCCCGCCGATGTCGGCCGCCTCGATGGCGACCGCGCGCTACATGGAGACCTGGGCGCACTCCCTCGACGTCCACGAGGCGCTCGGCCTCGAGCCGACCGTGACCGACCGGGTGCGCCACGTCGCGCACCTCGGCGTCCGCACCCGCGACTTCTCCTTCGCCACCCGCGGCCTGACGCCGCCCACCGAGGAGTTCCGCGTCGAGCTGGCCGCGCCCGGCGACGCGACCTGGGCCTGGGGCCCCGAGGGCGCCGCGCAGTCGGTGACCGGCTCGGCCGCGGACTTCTGCCGCCTGGTCACCCAGCGCGTGCACCGCACCGACACCGACCTGGTCGCCGTCGGCGCCGACGCCGACCGCTGGCTGGACGTGGCCCAGTGCTTCGCCGGGCCCCCGGGAGAGGGGAGGCGGCCCCGTGGCTGA
- a CDS encoding PadR family transcriptional regulator, whose protein sequence is MSVKQALLALLEQGPMYGYQLRSEFEQRTGATWPLNVGQVYTTLTRLERDGLVEGAGDDGEGHVVYRITDTGREEVAAWFTTPVARTQPPRDELAIKLALAVTVPGVDVGAVIQQQRSATMTALQDYTRLKRSGRAARPVEPADLAWSLVLDSLVFDAEAEVRWLDHCEARLRRAALERPAAPEAAETTTPTSTEQERTR, encoded by the coding sequence ATGTCGGTGAAGCAGGCGCTCCTGGCGCTGCTCGAGCAGGGGCCCATGTACGGCTACCAGCTGCGCAGCGAGTTCGAGCAGCGGACCGGGGCCACCTGGCCGCTGAACGTCGGGCAGGTCTACACGACGCTGACCCGCCTCGAGCGCGACGGCCTCGTCGAGGGCGCGGGCGACGACGGCGAGGGACACGTGGTCTACCGGATCACCGACACCGGCCGCGAGGAGGTCGCCGCCTGGTTCACCACCCCGGTGGCCCGGACCCAGCCGCCGCGCGATGAGCTGGCGATCAAGCTCGCGCTCGCCGTGACCGTGCCCGGCGTCGACGTCGGCGCCGTCATCCAGCAGCAGCGCAGCGCCACGATGACCGCGCTGCAGGACTACACCCGGCTCAAGCGCAGCGGCCGCGCCGCCCGCCCGGTCGAGCCGGCCGACCTCGCCTGGAGCCTGGTCCTCGACTCGCTGGTCTTCGACGCCGAGGCCGAGGTGCGCTGGCTCGATCACTGCGAGGCCCGGCTGCGCCGAGCGGCCCTGGAGCGCCCCGCGGCACCCGAGGCCGCCGAGACGACCACCCCCACGAGCACGGAGCAGGAGCGGACCCGATGA
- a CDS encoding FtsX-like permease family protein, translating into MSWAAGWRPALRIARREARRARARTALVLVMIALPVLAVTAAAVVIATEDVGGTEAIERRIGAADARVDIKRGARSADQAPDPDDVASWSTGGRGAPTPGVAEMEQALGRDVPALPWRQARLAVTTERGVLDAEASEVDLADPLAEGLFRLEDGRLPRAADEVVVNRALAERGFGLGEQVELADGGRFEVVGLGESTSWRTSPVLVGPGPGLVGSRAETTSWLVGGGPVTWSDVRALNGLGALVVSRAVLEDPPPASAVPEEIGYPGGTDDVWLAIVALVAVMVLIEVVLLAGPAFAVGARRQARTLALLAASGGTPRQARRVVLAGGLVLGGLGAVVGVGLGLGAGALAARVLQSYSDQWLGPFDVPWLQVGGVAAFGLVSALLAAVVPAWLASRQDVVAVLAGRRGDPKPSLRSPLLGVVLLGLGAAGSAFGALQGPGGELLIAGSAIPTVLGMVLLVPVVLAALARVSRGLPLVLRYAVRDAARHRTRTVPAVAAVAATVAGVVALGIANASDRAQSEALYSPQLAMGDGIVRGPLTSDADWRRVQQRVESEVAGAVRPARGVSEVVEGDLYRDVAVRASGGGSLLSAYGGVAGTSLLVDDTVPAFVAQALAPGELDRAEAALAAGRAAVLTDRRTVRAESVRLRVVEHPMAGGRGRVVTRAELPAAFVRVRGFDAPVQAVVPPVLAERAGVEVGTVSLQVEGPVSEDVQRDVDEAVAGIDPDLDLYVERGFAADDDTWILMVVLGALGGLLMLGGTLTATSLALSDARPDLATLAAVGAAPRTRRAVAAAYALVVGLVGAVLGAVVGAVPGVAAAYPLTSNEWSGYGPGGDALPDHFLAVPWLLVAVIVVGLPLLSAGLVALTSRSRLPLAARLD; encoded by the coding sequence GTGAGCTGGGCCGCCGGCTGGCGCCCCGCCCTGCGCATCGCCCGGCGCGAGGCGCGCCGGGCCCGGGCCCGCACCGCCCTGGTGCTGGTCATGATCGCCCTGCCGGTGCTGGCGGTGACGGCCGCGGCCGTGGTCATCGCGACCGAGGACGTCGGTGGCACCGAGGCCATCGAGCGCCGCATCGGCGCCGCGGACGCCCGGGTCGACATCAAGCGCGGCGCGCGGAGCGCGGACCAGGCGCCCGACCCGGACGACGTGGCCAGCTGGTCCACCGGCGGGCGCGGCGCGCCGACGCCGGGCGTCGCGGAGATGGAGCAGGCCCTGGGCCGCGACGTCCCGGCGCTGCCCTGGCGGCAGGCCCGCCTCGCGGTCACCACCGAGCGCGGCGTGCTCGACGCGGAGGCCTCCGAGGTCGACCTGGCCGACCCGTTGGCCGAGGGGCTGTTCCGGCTCGAGGACGGCCGCCTGCCGCGGGCGGCCGACGAGGTCGTCGTCAACCGGGCGCTGGCCGAGCGGGGCTTCGGCCTCGGCGAGCAGGTCGAGCTCGCCGACGGTGGCCGCTTCGAGGTCGTCGGCCTGGGGGAGTCGACCTCGTGGCGTACCTCGCCGGTCCTGGTCGGCCCCGGCCCGGGCCTGGTCGGCTCCCGGGCCGAGACGACGTCCTGGCTGGTCGGCGGGGGGCCGGTCACCTGGTCCGACGTGCGGGCGCTCAACGGCCTCGGCGCGCTCGTGGTCAGCCGTGCCGTCCTGGAGGACCCGCCGCCGGCCTCCGCGGTGCCCGAGGAGATCGGCTACCCCGGTGGCACCGACGACGTGTGGCTGGCGATCGTGGCGCTGGTCGCGGTCATGGTCCTCATCGAGGTGGTGCTGCTCGCCGGCCCGGCCTTCGCCGTCGGCGCGCGCCGCCAGGCGCGCACCCTCGCCCTGCTCGCCGCCTCCGGCGGCACCCCCCGCCAGGCCCGCCGCGTCGTGCTCGCCGGCGGGCTTGTGCTCGGCGGTCTCGGCGCCGTGGTCGGGGTCGGCCTCGGGCTCGGGGCCGGGGCGCTCGCGGCGCGGGTGCTCCAGTCCTACTCCGACCAATGGCTCGGCCCGTTCGACGTTCCCTGGCTCCAGGTCGGCGGGGTCGCGGCGTTCGGCCTGGTCAGCGCCCTGCTCGCCGCCGTCGTCCCGGCCTGGCTGGCCTCGCGCCAGGACGTCGTCGCGGTGCTGGCCGGCCGTCGAGGCGACCCGAAGCCCTCGCTCCGCTCCCCGCTGCTCGGCGTGGTGCTGCTCGGCCTCGGCGCAGCCGGCTCGGCCTTCGGCGCGCTCCAGGGCCCGGGCGGGGAGCTGCTGATCGCGGGCTCCGCGATCCCCACCGTCCTCGGCATGGTGCTGCTCGTGCCGGTGGTCCTCGCCGCGCTCGCCCGGGTCTCCCGGGGCCTGCCGCTGGTCCTGCGGTACGCCGTGCGCGACGCCGCCCGGCACCGCACCCGCACGGTCCCGGCCGTCGCCGCGGTCGCCGCGACCGTCGCGGGCGTGGTCGCCCTCGGCATCGCCAACGCCAGCGACCGCGCCCAGAGCGAGGCGCTCTACAGCCCCCAGCTGGCGATGGGCGACGGGATCGTCCGGGGCCCCCTGACCAGCGACGCCGACTGGCGACGGGTGCAGCAGCGGGTCGAGTCGGAGGTCGCCGGTGCGGTGCGGCCCGCGCGCGGCGTGAGCGAGGTGGTCGAGGGCGACCTCTACCGCGATGTCGCGGTGCGCGCGTCCGGTGGAGGTTCCCTGTTGTCCGCGTACGGCGGCGTCGCCGGGACCTCCCTGCTGGTCGACGACACCGTGCCCGCGTTCGTCGCCCAGGCGCTGGCGCCCGGTGAGCTCGACCGGGCCGAGGCCGCGTTGGCGGCCGGCCGGGCCGCCGTCCTCACCGACCGCCGCACGGTGCGGGCCGAGTCGGTCCGGTTGCGGGTCGTCGAGCACCCCATGGCCGGCGGCCGGGGGCGGGTCGTCACCCGGGCGGAGCTGCCCGCGGCGTTCGTGCGGGTGCGCGGCTTCGACGCGCCCGTCCAGGCCGTCGTGCCTCCCGTGCTCGCGGAGCGGGCCGGGGTCGAGGTCGGCACCGTCTCGCTGCAGGTCGAGGGGCCGGTCAGCGAGGACGTGCAGCGGGACGTCGACGAGGCGGTCGCGGGGATCGACCCCGACCTCGACCTCTACGTCGAGCGGGGCTTCGCCGCCGACGACGACACCTGGATCCTCATGGTCGTGCTCGGCGCGCTCGGCGGCCTGCTCATGCTGGGCGGCACGCTGACGGCGACGTCGCTCGCGCTCTCCGACGCCCGGCCCGACCTCGCGACGCTGGCGGCGGTGGGCGCGGCGCCGCGGACCCGACGGGCGGTGGCCGCGGCGTACGCCCTGGTCGTCGGGCTGGTGGGAGCGGTGCTCGGAGCGGTCGTCGGCGCGGTGCCGGGGGTGGCGGCGGCCTACCCCCTGACCAGCAACGAGTGGTCGGGCTACGGGCCGGGCGGCGACGCGCTGCCCGACCACTTCCTCGCCGTCCCGTGGTTGCTGGTGGCGGTCATCGTGGTCGGGCTGCCGCTGCTGAGCGCCGGGCTCGTGGCCCTGACCAGCCGCAGCCGGCTCCCGCTGGCGGCGCGGCTCGACTGA
- a CDS encoding SDR family oxidoreductase: MTTTLITGASSGLGAEMARQLAARGDDLALCARRQERLTELRAEILAAHPDRRVEVRTLDVLDEDAVFETFRAFRHDLGSLDRVVVNAGLGKGAPLGTGGQAANRETAMTNFVGALTQTEAAMEAFRDQQAGHLVMVSSMSAMRGMPKTMTTYAATKIGAAHLAEGIRNELHGKPLGRTVKVTVLYPGYIASEMNEKVAQKTKMMVPTDVGVRAMVEAIEKQVDSACVPRLPCAPLSVVMKHAPLGVFKKLM; the protein is encoded by the coding sequence ATGACGACGACTCTCATCACCGGCGCGTCCAGCGGTCTCGGCGCGGAGATGGCCCGCCAGCTCGCGGCGCGCGGGGACGACCTCGCCCTCTGCGCCCGCCGGCAGGAGCGGCTGACCGAGCTGCGTGCGGAGATCCTCGCCGCCCACCCCGACCGCCGGGTCGAGGTGCGCACGCTCGACGTGCTCGACGAGGACGCCGTCTTCGAGACCTTCCGCGCCTTCCGCCACGACCTCGGCTCGCTCGACCGGGTCGTGGTCAACGCCGGCCTCGGCAAGGGCGCGCCGCTCGGCACCGGCGGCCAGGCCGCCAACCGGGAGACCGCGATGACCAACTTCGTCGGCGCGCTGACCCAGACCGAGGCCGCGATGGAGGCCTTCCGCGACCAGCAGGCCGGCCACCTGGTGATGGTCTCCTCGATGTCGGCCATGCGCGGGATGCCGAAGACGATGACGACGTACGCCGCCACCAAGATCGGTGCGGCGCACCTCGCCGAGGGCATCCGCAACGAGCTGCACGGCAAGCCGTTGGGGCGGACGGTCAAGGTGACCGTGCTCTACCCCGGCTACATCGCCTCGGAGATGAACGAGAAGGTCGCCCAGAAGACCAAGATGATGGTGCCCACCGACGTCGGCGTCCGCGCGATGGTCGAGGCGATCGAGAAGCAGGTCGACTCCGCCTGCGTCCCGCGCCTGCCCTGTGCCCCGCTCTCGGTCGTGATGAAGCACGCCCCGCTCGGGGTGTTCAAGAAGCTGATGTGA
- a CDS encoding TetR/AcrR family transcriptional regulator: MSTPSGSTRLSQEERTRAMRARLLEATVELLVERGFSGTSTTLVSERAGVSRGAQLHHFPTKNALVVAAVEHLSDVRREELAAAAAALPTGRRRTRAVLHMLGDHFASPLFVAALELWVAARTDETLLEAVAPLEQRIGRETHQMAVELLGADESRPGVRELVQATLDLVRGLGLANTITDDARRRRRILDQWADTLDEALAGGARDARDARDTEGER; encoded by the coding sequence GTGAGCACCCCGTCCGGCAGCACCCGCCTGAGCCAGGAGGAGCGGACCCGCGCGATGCGGGCCCGCCTGCTCGAGGCGACGGTGGAGCTGCTGGTCGAGCGCGGCTTCAGCGGCACGTCGACGACCCTGGTCAGCGAGCGGGCCGGGGTCAGCCGGGGCGCCCAGCTGCACCACTTCCCGACCAAGAACGCGCTGGTCGTCGCCGCCGTCGAGCACCTCTCCGACGTACGCCGCGAGGAGCTCGCGGCCGCGGCCGCGGCCCTGCCGACCGGCCGGCGGCGCACCCGCGCCGTGCTGCACATGCTCGGGGACCACTTCGCCTCGCCGCTCTTCGTCGCCGCCCTCGAGCTGTGGGTCGCCGCGCGCACCGACGAGACGCTGCTCGAGGCCGTCGCCCCGCTCGAGCAGCGGATCGGCCGCGAGACCCACCAGATGGCCGTCGAGCTGCTCGGGGCCGACGAGTCCCGGCCGGGCGTCCGCGAGCTGGTGCAGGCCACGCTCGACCTGGTCCGCGGCCTCGGCCTGGCCAACACGATCACCGACGACGCGCGCCGGCGCCGCCGGATCCTCGACCAGTGGGCCGACACGCTCGACGAGGCCCTGGCCGGGGGAGCCCGCGACGCCCGCGACGCCCGTGACACGGAGGGGGAGCGATGA
- a CDS encoding ABC transporter ATP-binding protein, with translation MSAVLHLEQVTRVHGEGDTAVHALRSVSFSAHAGELVAVMGPSGSGKSTLLTLAGGLDRPTSGTVAVEGVDLGSLPPAELARMRRTSLGYVFQDFNLIPALTAAENVALPRELDGERARAARRHALAALEEVGIPELADRFPDEMSGGQQQRVAIARAIVGERRLVLADEPTGALDTETGEEILRLLRARCDAGAAGVLVTHEARHAAWADRVVFLRDGVVVDETGSSPVDALLDQEAAR, from the coding sequence ATGAGCGCCGTGCTCCACCTCGAGCAGGTCACCCGCGTCCACGGCGAGGGGGACACGGCCGTCCACGCGCTGCGCAGCGTCTCGTTCTCCGCCCACGCCGGCGAGCTGGTCGCGGTCATGGGCCCCTCGGGCTCGGGCAAGTCGACGCTGCTGACCCTGGCCGGCGGGCTGGACCGGCCGACCTCCGGCACGGTCGCCGTCGAGGGCGTCGACCTGGGCTCGCTGCCGCCCGCGGAGCTCGCGCGGATGCGGCGTACGTCGCTGGGCTACGTCTTCCAGGACTTCAACCTCATCCCCGCCCTCACCGCGGCCGAGAACGTCGCCCTCCCGCGGGAGCTCGACGGCGAGCGCGCCCGCGCCGCCCGCCGGCACGCGCTCGCGGCCCTGGAGGAGGTCGGGATCCCCGAGCTCGCCGACCGCTTCCCCGACGAGATGTCGGGCGGCCAGCAGCAGCGGGTCGCGATCGCCCGGGCCATCGTGGGCGAGCGGCGCCTGGTCCTGGCCGACGAGCCGACCGGCGCCCTGGACACCGAGACCGGCGAGGAGATCCTGCGCCTGCTCCGGGCGCGCTGCGACGCCGGCGCCGCGGGCGTGCTGGTGACCCACGAGGCGCGGCACGCGGCCTGGGCGGACCGGGTGGTGTTCCTCCGCGACGGGGTGGTCGTCGACGAGACCGGATCCTCGCCGGTCGACGCGCTGCTGGACCAGGAGGCCGCCCGGTGA